The proteins below are encoded in one region of Planctopirus limnophila DSM 3776:
- a CDS encoding S9 family peptidase: MRQVFRAVFQFRYSFIVLSLCASLAGGISPATLWADDGEAVSPSGYKLPPKEMVEIIDAPLPSQLLLSPNHQKFVLIDRTPWPSIEFFARPFLKLASLRVDPELSVQRRTAEYFRISLSSLPPKTEPVVLVEQKGLSTPIWSPAGDRLAYTVDTTGGMELWVVDVNAPQPVPRQVPGVLLTDIAGSPFRWINNGKELLVRQIPPARGAMPVEPTQPTGPIVQSTSGQKTKARTYQDLLKTPYDETLFDYFATVQLARVDASTLEIIPVGQPGLYTSASVSPDGSAMVVTKLKRPFSYRVPYSQFPRTVEVVDLKTGATLRTLSDIKSPQFSSSYGVSAGGRMFEWDPHHPAKLYWVETLDGGNAEAKSKFRDRLVTLSTPFSGPIAEVLQTAERLNDLDFTTTPDEVLITEVNTIRRWKTTAVLNLADPIASRRVLFNLSTSDAYADPGKPVRTRTVDGQSVILKQGTTFFMEGTGSSPEGDYPFLDQIDLATGQRSRLFRSQRGTYETFVAFTDETQRTILTQFQSPTTPPNYLLKQLPLRREEVETAGEAAAVSALAPVKFDTGGRSLDPIVGAAKPEFPVGGELLGAVTKFNDPHPQFTSCSKELLTYQRGDGVPLSATLYLPPGYDRTSGKKLPVIMYAYPREYSDVQTAGQVRGSPHKFTRLWGASPLMFLTQGYAIMMDTAMPIIGSPRKMNDTYVEQLVADAEAAVKVVTDLGVGDPDRILVTGHSYGAFMTANLLAHTDLFATGIACSGAYNRTLTPFGFQNEPRTFWEAPTVYARMSPFFHANRVREPIMLIHGQEDQNSGTFPMQSERFYEALAANGATARLVLLPHEGHGYLSRESILHQLAEMTAWADRYAKNGKRIKPSENKSPGNNVPANGDAAAASAKASDPVSTGKAPTADRDATEGVVDEIEP; encoded by the coding sequence ATGCGTCAAGTTTTCCGTGCTGTCTTTCAGTTTCGATACTCGTTCATCGTTCTGAGCCTGTGTGCCAGTCTGGCTGGAGGCATTTCTCCAGCAACTCTTTGGGCCGATGATGGTGAAGCTGTGAGCCCCAGTGGCTACAAGCTGCCGCCCAAAGAAATGGTCGAGATCATTGATGCGCCACTTCCTTCGCAGTTATTGCTCTCGCCGAACCATCAGAAGTTTGTGCTGATTGATCGGACTCCGTGGCCATCGATTGAGTTCTTCGCCCGCCCCTTCCTGAAGCTGGCCAGTTTGCGTGTGGATCCTGAACTTTCAGTTCAAAGGCGAACAGCCGAGTATTTTCGGATTTCACTGAGTTCGCTGCCACCCAAGACTGAACCGGTGGTGCTTGTCGAACAGAAGGGGTTATCGACGCCGATCTGGTCACCAGCCGGTGATCGACTGGCCTACACGGTCGATACAACGGGTGGGATGGAGTTGTGGGTTGTCGATGTGAATGCTCCCCAGCCTGTCCCTCGCCAGGTGCCGGGAGTTCTGCTGACTGACATTGCGGGTTCGCCATTTCGCTGGATCAATAACGGGAAAGAACTGCTTGTCCGGCAGATTCCACCTGCTCGCGGCGCTATGCCTGTCGAACCGACCCAGCCGACAGGTCCGATTGTGCAATCGACGTCTGGTCAGAAAACGAAAGCCAGAACCTATCAGGACTTGCTGAAGACCCCTTACGACGAAACGCTCTTCGACTACTTTGCGACGGTGCAACTGGCTCGTGTTGATGCGTCAACGCTGGAAATCATTCCTGTAGGCCAGCCGGGATTATATACCTCGGCTTCCGTCTCGCCTGATGGTAGTGCCATGGTGGTGACAAAACTGAAAAGGCCGTTTTCCTATCGAGTTCCCTATAGTCAATTCCCTCGAACAGTCGAGGTGGTTGATCTCAAAACAGGTGCCACGCTACGTACGCTCAGTGATATCAAGTCGCCACAGTTCTCGTCGAGTTATGGCGTGAGTGCGGGTGGCCGCATGTTCGAATGGGATCCTCATCACCCTGCTAAACTTTATTGGGTCGAGACTCTCGATGGTGGAAATGCAGAAGCCAAATCGAAGTTTCGCGATCGACTGGTCACGCTGTCGACTCCTTTCAGTGGGCCGATTGCAGAAGTCCTGCAAACAGCCGAGCGGCTCAATGATCTGGATTTTACAACGACTCCTGATGAAGTTCTGATTACCGAAGTTAATACGATCCGTCGGTGGAAAACAACAGCGGTCTTGAATCTGGCCGACCCAATTGCGAGCCGACGGGTGCTCTTTAATCTTTCGACGAGTGATGCTTACGCCGACCCTGGTAAACCCGTGCGAACTCGGACGGTGGATGGGCAAAGCGTCATCCTCAAGCAGGGGACGACCTTCTTCATGGAGGGAACAGGGAGTTCACCCGAAGGGGATTATCCATTCCTTGATCAGATTGATCTGGCGACTGGCCAACGATCACGGCTGTTCCGATCTCAGCGGGGAACTTATGAAACTTTTGTAGCATTCACCGATGAGACTCAGCGAACGATACTTACTCAGTTTCAGAGCCCCACGACTCCACCGAACTATTTACTAAAACAACTTCCGCTTCGCCGGGAGGAAGTGGAGACAGCGGGAGAAGCTGCTGCAGTGAGTGCGCTGGCGCCTGTCAAATTTGATACAGGCGGTCGGTCGCTGGATCCCATTGTTGGGGCTGCAAAGCCTGAGTTCCCCGTGGGTGGGGAATTGCTGGGAGCCGTCACGAAGTTTAATGATCCGCATCCGCAGTTTACTTCGTGTTCGAAAGAACTCCTGACGTATCAGCGGGGTGACGGTGTGCCCCTGTCGGCTACGCTTTATCTTCCGCCGGGTTATGACCGTACCTCGGGGAAAAAACTCCCGGTGATCATGTATGCCTATCCGCGTGAATATTCTGATGTCCAGACAGCCGGCCAGGTGCGAGGCTCTCCTCATAAGTTTACCCGCTTATGGGGTGCCAGCCCTTTAATGTTTTTAACTCAGGGTTATGCGATCATGATGGATACGGCGATGCCGATTATTGGTTCGCCCCGCAAGATGAACGATACTTATGTTGAGCAGTTGGTGGCAGATGCCGAGGCGGCTGTGAAAGTGGTCACAGATCTGGGCGTGGGTGATCCTGATCGAATCCTTGTCACGGGTCATAGCTATGGTGCATTCATGACTGCCAACCTGCTGGCCCATACTGATCTTTTTGCGACGGGTATTGCCTGCAGTGGAGCTTATAACCGGACGTTGACTCCCTTCGGTTTTCAGAACGAGCCGCGAACATTCTGGGAAGCACCTACGGTCTATGCGAGGATGTCGCCGTTCTTTCATGCCAACCGCGTGCGTGAACCGATCATGCTGATCCACGGGCAGGAAGATCAGAACTCGGGGACATTCCCCATGCAATCCGAACGCTTTTATGAAGCTCTGGCTGCCAATGGTGCAACTGCACGGTTAGTGCTGCTCCCTCATGAGGGTCATGGATATCTCTCGCGGGAATCGATCCTGCATCAACTGGCGGAGATGACGGCCTGGGCGGATCGATATGCCAAGAATGGAAAGAGAATCAAACCGAGCGAGAACAAATCGCCGGGCAATAATGTGCCTGCGAATGGAGATGCTGCCGCAGCCAGTGCTAAGGCCTCGGATCCGGTTTCAACGGGCAAAGCACCTACTGCCGATCGTGACGCGACGGAAGGAGTGGTGGACGAGATTGAGCCATAA
- the recG gene encoding ATP-dependent DNA helicase RecG: MAELSPSTPVEFLRTVGPQRAALLAKLDILTVEDLLLWMPRDVLDLTRTTRIEGLIEGTTQTLRGIVVDRDSRISRGRSMVGILLKADGGYLRCVWFNQPYVFRKYEPDSVLLVTGQPKLRDGRWEMSHPLVQRLESDDEQAGPGILPRYPLTEGISMHEMRRMTRAAVEECAHLLTDPIPASFRQVHQWPARSEACRGLHVAQSLEEYERSRKRLLLEDLLEFQLGLALRRRMRIEQQEAIALPADQRIRARIARLFPFEWTNGQNEALEEILTDLEKTRPMHRLLQADVGAGKTAVAIAAMLVAVANRMQAILMAPTEILARQHFETLEELLAESQVERRLLTGSLTAAQKRTTLSEIEEGSAQLIVGTQSLIQEGVKFSKPGLVVIDEQHKFGVEQRARFAQGSTIPHMLVMTATPIPRTLCLTAFGDLDLSIIRELPPGRQPVSTHVVTDAPSARKAWDFLKSKLTEGRQAYVICPKVETTRSSEQASSPQIVQAAPQTWESAEDLYQRLQSKELAQFRVGLLHGRMSPELRAETMRKFREHELDVLVATSVIEVGVDVPSATQMIVYHAEQFGLSQLHQFRGRVGRGSRQGFCFLFTKSTDPDALSRLKTLEQTNDGFAVAEADFQLRGHGDVLGTRQHGQTPLKRANLIRDAQLVETARALATSLIDSGQFDTPEFLTLRRLVHERFNKLEETTQSG, translated from the coding sequence GTGGCAGAACTTTCCCCCTCGACTCCTGTGGAATTTTTACGCACCGTGGGGCCGCAACGAGCGGCTTTACTGGCGAAGCTCGACATTTTAACTGTCGAAGATCTCCTCTTGTGGATGCCGCGTGATGTACTGGATTTGACCAGAACCACCCGCATCGAAGGATTGATTGAAGGCACGACACAGACTCTCCGCGGCATAGTCGTCGACCGCGATAGCCGGATCTCCCGTGGCCGCAGCATGGTAGGCATCCTGCTCAAAGCCGATGGTGGCTATTTGCGCTGCGTCTGGTTCAATCAGCCCTATGTCTTTCGGAAGTATGAACCCGATAGCGTCCTCCTGGTGACAGGCCAGCCGAAACTTCGCGATGGACGGTGGGAAATGTCTCATCCGCTTGTCCAGCGGCTGGAATCGGACGATGAACAGGCTGGCCCCGGCATTCTGCCGCGATATCCCTTAACTGAAGGGATCTCCATGCACGAAATGCGACGGATGACCAGAGCCGCCGTCGAAGAATGTGCCCACCTGTTGACCGACCCGATTCCCGCCAGCTTTCGCCAGGTTCATCAATGGCCGGCTCGCAGCGAGGCTTGCCGTGGCCTCCATGTGGCGCAATCTCTCGAAGAGTACGAACGTTCCCGCAAGCGTTTGCTGCTCGAAGATCTCCTCGAATTTCAATTGGGGCTGGCACTGCGCCGGCGCATGAGAATTGAACAGCAGGAGGCGATTGCCTTACCCGCTGATCAACGCATTCGCGCTCGCATTGCCCGCCTGTTCCCCTTTGAATGGACGAACGGACAAAATGAGGCTCTCGAAGAGATTCTCACAGATCTTGAGAAAACGCGGCCCATGCATCGACTCCTTCAAGCCGACGTCGGCGCGGGAAAAACGGCTGTGGCCATTGCAGCCATGCTGGTCGCTGTGGCCAACCGCATGCAGGCCATACTGATGGCGCCGACAGAGATTCTCGCCAGGCAGCATTTTGAAACGCTCGAAGAGTTGCTCGCCGAAAGCCAGGTCGAGCGTCGCCTGTTGACAGGTTCTTTGACGGCTGCTCAAAAACGCACAACCCTTTCGGAAATCGAAGAGGGCTCAGCACAATTGATTGTCGGTACGCAGTCACTCATTCAGGAAGGTGTCAAATTTTCAAAGCCCGGACTGGTCGTGATCGATGAGCAGCATAAGTTCGGCGTCGAGCAGCGTGCGCGTTTTGCCCAGGGCTCAACCATCCCGCACATGCTGGTCATGACTGCGACGCCCATCCCTCGCACACTGTGCCTGACTGCGTTTGGCGATCTGGATTTATCCATCATTCGCGAGCTGCCTCCCGGGCGACAACCCGTTTCCACGCATGTCGTGACCGATGCACCCAGTGCCCGTAAAGCCTGGGATTTTCTCAAAAGCAAACTGACGGAAGGTCGACAGGCTTACGTGATTTGCCCCAAAGTGGAAACGACCCGCAGTTCCGAACAAGCGTCGTCGCCACAGATTGTTCAAGCCGCTCCTCAGACCTGGGAAAGCGCCGAGGACCTGTACCAGCGTTTGCAATCCAAAGAGCTGGCTCAGTTTCGGGTGGGGCTCTTGCACGGCCGGATGTCCCCCGAGTTACGAGCCGAAACCATGCGGAAGTTTCGTGAACATGAACTGGATGTGCTCGTGGCCACCAGCGTGATTGAAGTGGGTGTGGATGTCCCTTCCGCAACGCAGATGATTGTCTATCATGCCGAACAGTTTGGCCTATCGCAGCTGCATCAGTTTCGCGGGCGTGTCGGACGTGGTTCGAGGCAGGGGTTCTGTTTTCTGTTCACGAAGTCGACCGACCCCGATGCCCTTTCCCGCCTCAAGACACTCGAACAGACCAACGATGGATTCGCTGTGGCGGAAGCCGACTTTCAGCTTCGCGGACATGGCGATGTTCTGGGAACCCGGCAACATGGCCAGACCCCACTCAAAAGGGCCAATCTCATCCGTGATGCACAACTCGTCGAAACGGCCCGGGCTCTGGCCACGTCACTCATTGATTCCGGGCAGTTCGATACCCCCGAATTCTTGACGCTCAGGCGTTTGGTTCACGAACGCTTCAACAAACTCGAAGAGACCACCCAATCCGGTTGA
- a CDS encoding FAD:protein FMN transferase, with product MIVASTSAFTPRSHQISRHAWQVLALLAWLLPIGFTCLDDRRTYAEETPASPPLKLFSDRAIRLGVDVVLQTYAPDETRAKTAFAKVWPRIDELNSILSDYDPQSEVMRLCASAPHAEFVPISKDLSTCLQASVRLARESDGAFDVTIGQLVKQWRRARRKQSLPTPTQIAAARESMGWQNVCLSPDGNMVRLLKPGMQIDFGGIAKGYVAEEALKILQHEGLPISAVAVSGDLALGDAPPSPDAASSSPQKTSGWKVLMPIPKFRTASAENVESSTPVKNLGAANSEEPDSPVVYLSNCCVSTAGDEFQFLEIDGVRYSHILDPATGMGLTRQIQATVIAPHGIDADGLDTTLCILGHEKGARLMQHHPAAAWIVHELTPAGKVISTPNEKFKKLTGIGNTSHCD from the coding sequence GTGATAGTCGCCTCAACGTCAGCTTTTACGCCGCGCTCTCATCAGATATCGAGGCACGCCTGGCAGGTTCTGGCACTTCTTGCATGGCTTCTGCCAATTGGCTTCACCTGCCTGGATGACCGAAGAACCTATGCCGAGGAAACACCCGCCTCGCCCCCCTTGAAGTTGTTCTCTGACCGGGCCATTCGGCTGGGTGTCGATGTCGTCCTGCAGACTTACGCTCCCGACGAAACTCGTGCGAAAACGGCCTTTGCCAAAGTCTGGCCCCGGATTGATGAACTCAACAGCATTTTGAGTGATTACGATCCCCAGAGCGAAGTGATGAGGCTCTGTGCCAGTGCCCCTCATGCCGAGTTTGTGCCCATCTCAAAGGATCTCTCAACTTGCCTGCAGGCGTCGGTCCGTCTGGCCCGTGAATCGGACGGTGCCTTTGATGTCACGATCGGTCAACTGGTGAAACAGTGGCGCCGGGCACGCCGCAAGCAGAGTTTACCGACACCCACGCAGATTGCCGCAGCCCGCGAGTCGATGGGCTGGCAGAACGTCTGCCTCTCGCCGGACGGCAACATGGTGCGGCTGCTTAAGCCCGGGATGCAGATCGACTTTGGCGGCATCGCCAAGGGATATGTAGCCGAAGAGGCACTAAAGATCCTGCAACACGAAGGACTGCCAATTTCTGCCGTCGCCGTCAGTGGTGATCTGGCACTGGGGGATGCTCCTCCATCACCAGACGCTGCTTCATCGAGTCCTCAAAAAACATCGGGCTGGAAAGTTCTCATGCCAATCCCGAAGTTTCGCACGGCCTCTGCTGAAAATGTCGAGAGTTCAACGCCGGTCAAGAACTTGGGCGCAGCAAACTCAGAAGAACCAGATTCTCCTGTCGTTTATCTGTCAAACTGTTGTGTCTCGACAGCGGGCGACGAATTTCAGTTCCTGGAGATCGACGGCGTGCGCTACTCCCATATCCTCGACCCTGCCACTGGAATGGGTCTCACGCGGCAGATTCAAGCGACCGTGATTGCACCACATGGCATCGATGCCGATGGCTTGGACACGACCCTATGCATTCTCGGCCACGAAAAAGGAGCCCGCCTCATGCAACATCACCCGGCAGCCGCCTGGATCGTGCATGAACTGACACCAGCAGGAAAAGTCATCAGCACGCCGAACGAGAAATTCAAAAAACTGACGGGAATTGGTAACACATCTCACTGTGACTGA
- a CDS encoding RNA polymerase sigma factor, with the protein MKNFPCLASPGDQAEHTRKYLLEQQSWIRQVLSIRSADPQAVDELFQEFIVSVLKSDFSIQQAEPPPAWLYVVAVRTALMHRRRLGRRRRMLHRYATSANRQYDEESTPDPLGLLLAKEREKLIQSAIARLLPKDQELLTLKYTQGWSYFEIAKHLGLTESQVTTQLHRARVRLRQLLSAHFLLSETTP; encoded by the coding sequence ATGAAGAATTTTCCCTGCCTCGCCTCTCCCGGCGATCAGGCCGAACACACACGCAAGTATCTGCTGGAGCAGCAGAGTTGGATTCGTCAGGTGCTCTCGATCCGCTCCGCTGATCCACAGGCCGTCGACGAATTGTTTCAAGAGTTCATAGTCTCCGTGCTTAAGTCCGATTTTTCGATTCAGCAGGCCGAACCTCCCCCTGCCTGGCTCTATGTGGTCGCTGTCAGAACCGCTCTCATGCACCGCAGACGTTTAGGAAGACGCCGCCGCATGTTGCATCGCTACGCCACTTCAGCCAACCGGCAATACGACGAAGAATCGACCCCAGATCCACTGGGCCTGTTGCTCGCCAAAGAACGAGAGAAGCTGATTCAGTCCGCCATAGCCCGACTGCTTCCCAAAGATCAGGAACTGCTGACCTTAAAATACACCCAGGGATGGAGCTACTTCGAAATCGCAAAGCATCTCGGCCTGACCGAATCACAGGTCACAACACAGCTTCATCGAGCGCGAGTCAGATTACGCCAGCTCCTCTCGGCGCATTTTTTATTGAGTGAGACGACCCCATGA
- a CDS encoding Gfo/Idh/MocA family protein produces the protein MSRVRMAVIGVGALGRHHARILSELPNVHLVAVVDSHAERGQEVAEKCRTRWVSNYKHLLDRVDAVSIVVPTFAHLSVAGDFLRAGVSVLVEKPLAGNLSDAQQISQLARQMGTLLQVGHIERFNPAMVAAKPYIDTPRYLKAERVSPYAFRSTDIGVVHDLMIHDIDLMHWLAGSNEVEHVEAMGVSVMGEHEDMAQARLYFANGCIADLTANRVHPTASRKIEAYSLQGTVHVDLHARTVWRMTPSLELLQGESPLARSKEPGANIEQLKKEVFTRYLHPETLPVAEADALTAELKQFVRCVQTGQQPLVGRDEGVAAMKTAQMVLESLHKHQWNGVPDGPTGPTPWHTTPRLRVAA, from the coding sequence ATGAGCCGGGTCAGAATGGCAGTTATTGGAGTCGGTGCTCTCGGTCGGCATCACGCCCGCATCCTGAGCGAACTTCCCAATGTTCATCTCGTGGCTGTTGTTGACAGTCACGCCGAACGTGGTCAGGAAGTAGCCGAGAAGTGTCGTACTCGCTGGGTATCGAACTACAAGCATCTCCTCGATCGAGTCGATGCCGTTTCGATCGTGGTGCCCACGTTTGCCCATCTCAGTGTCGCCGGTGATTTCCTCCGTGCGGGTGTCTCGGTACTTGTCGAGAAACCGCTGGCTGGAAATCTCTCCGACGCCCAGCAGATTTCTCAACTGGCACGCCAGATGGGAACACTCCTCCAGGTGGGGCATATCGAACGCTTCAACCCCGCGATGGTCGCTGCCAAGCCTTACATCGATACACCTCGCTACCTGAAGGCGGAACGCGTCAGCCCGTATGCGTTCCGCTCGACCGATATCGGCGTCGTTCACGACCTCATGATTCACGATATCGATCTGATGCATTGGCTGGCTGGCTCGAATGAAGTCGAGCACGTCGAAGCCATGGGCGTCTCCGTCATGGGCGAACATGAAGACATGGCACAGGCCCGGCTTTACTTCGCCAATGGCTGCATTGCCGATCTCACAGCCAACCGCGTCCATCCGACAGCATCTCGAAAAATCGAAGCCTACAGCCTGCAAGGCACCGTTCATGTCGATCTGCATGCCCGGACAGTCTGGCGGATGACTCCCTCGCTCGAACTGCTGCAGGGGGAATCTCCTCTGGCCCGTTCGAAAGAACCTGGTGCCAATATCGAACAGTTGAAAAAAGAAGTCTTCACTCGTTATCTGCACCCGGAAACATTGCCTGTTGCTGAAGCAGATGCTCTCACGGCTGAACTCAAGCAGTTTGTCCGCTGTGTGCAGACTGGGCAACAACCGCTGGTGGGGCGCGATGAAGGCGTGGCTGCCATGAAAACCGCACAGATGGTGCTCGAAAGCCTCCACAAACACCAGTGGAATGGAGTTCCTGATGGCCCCACAGGCCCAACTCCCTGGCACACCACACCACGCTTGCGAGTCGCCGCTTAA
- a CDS encoding formylglycine-generating enzyme family protein: MRLRTFMIDLVGLRSVLQLAVAMAVGTSAVTATAADPLPPSMKPYTETIGNTDITFKMLPIPGGEFVMGSPDSEEGRKPDEGPQHTVKIEPFWMGATEVTWDEYDIWSYNLDIQRRQFTGEAPTARDKVADLVARPTKPYTDMTFGMGQKGYPAICMTQHAAKKYCEWLSAKTGHYYRLPTEAEWEYACRAGTTTPYSFGDDVSKLGDYAWYFENSSEKYQQVGQKKPNPWGLFDMHGNVSEWCIDKYDPEFYATFKKGEIPVNPVNIPITEYPRVARGGSWDDDPEVLRSASRIPSSDEWKIQDPNLPKSVWYMTDALQVGFRVVRPLTPPSAEERKARTYDAILPSDARENPNRKVD; this comes from the coding sequence ATGCGTTTGAGAACATTCATGATCGATCTCGTCGGGCTTCGTTCAGTGCTTCAACTGGCGGTCGCGATGGCCGTCGGTACATCGGCCGTCACAGCAACAGCCGCTGACCCGTTGCCACCGAGCATGAAGCCTTATACCGAAACGATTGGCAATACCGACATCACCTTCAAGATGCTCCCCATTCCCGGTGGGGAATTTGTGATGGGGAGCCCCGATTCGGAAGAAGGCCGCAAGCCGGATGAAGGTCCGCAGCATACCGTGAAGATCGAGCCCTTCTGGATGGGTGCGACGGAAGTGACCTGGGATGAATACGACATCTGGTCGTACAACCTGGATATTCAGCGTCGGCAGTTTACCGGTGAAGCCCCCACGGCACGTGATAAAGTGGCCGACCTGGTTGCACGGCCGACCAAGCCTTACACCGATATGACGTTTGGCATGGGCCAGAAAGGCTATCCCGCCATCTGCATGACTCAGCATGCAGCGAAGAAGTATTGCGAATGGCTTTCGGCCAAGACCGGACACTATTACCGTTTGCCGACGGAAGCTGAGTGGGAATATGCCTGCCGCGCAGGCACAACCACCCCTTATTCCTTCGGCGACGATGTCTCGAAGTTAGGGGATTATGCGTGGTACTTCGAGAACTCCAGCGAAAAGTACCAGCAGGTGGGCCAGAAGAAACCCAATCCGTGGGGCCTGTTCGACATGCACGGCAACGTCTCTGAGTGGTGCATAGACAAGTATGATCCCGAGTTTTACGCCACTTTCAAGAAGGGTGAGATCCCGGTCAATCCTGTGAACATCCCTATCACCGAGTACCCACGTGTCGCTCGAGGTGGATCATGGGATGATGATCCCGAAGTGCTCCGCAGTGCATCACGCATTCCTTCTTCGGATGAATGGAAGATTCAGGATCCGAACCTGCCCAAGTCGGTCTGGTACATGACCGATGCCTTGCAGGTCGGCTTCCGCGTCGTGCGGCCGCTCACGCCTCCTTCAGCCGAAGAGCGTAAGGCGAGAACCTACGATGCCATTCTGCCATCGGATGCTCGCGAGAACCCTAATCGTAAAGTTGATTGA
- the lpxA gene encoding acyl-ACP--UDP-N-acetylglucosamine O-acyltransferase, with translation MASRISPLAQIDPHARIGDNVHIGPFCVIGPHVTLGSGCQLDSHVTITGHTIIGQRNRMHPFVALGGEPQDLGYSGAPTYLDIGDDNTFREGVTVHRGAEKEDYITRIGSHNYLMANSHVGHNCYVHNHIILANGSLLAGHVHVYDHAFVSGNSVVHQFASIGTHAFLSGGCRAPTDIPPYMISAGSDEPKIVSVNLIGLKRRGLPDSTINIIRQAHRLLFREHKPLDEARHTLLAACDDVIPWELTNLLDFLEQQRQGKQGRAREAVRSRPANPHPLRRAA, from the coding sequence ATGGCCTCAAGAATTTCACCACTTGCTCAGATCGATCCACACGCCAGGATCGGCGACAACGTACATATTGGCCCATTTTGCGTAATTGGCCCGCATGTAACGCTTGGTTCGGGATGTCAACTCGATAGTCACGTCACGATCACTGGTCACACGATTATTGGCCAGCGAAATCGTATGCATCCATTTGTGGCACTGGGTGGCGAACCGCAGGATCTCGGTTACTCCGGTGCTCCAACTTACCTGGACATCGGCGATGACAACACCTTCCGCGAAGGTGTGACTGTCCATCGCGGTGCCGAAAAAGAAGATTACATCACCCGCATTGGCAGTCATAATTATCTCATGGCCAATAGCCATGTGGGACATAACTGCTATGTGCACAACCACATCATTCTGGCGAATGGCAGTCTGCTGGCCGGACATGTCCATGTCTATGACCATGCCTTCGTCTCGGGAAATTCAGTCGTTCATCAGTTCGCTTCGATTGGGACACACGCCTTTCTTTCTGGTGGCTGCCGGGCTCCCACAGACATCCCTCCCTACATGATTTCTGCCGGGAGCGATGAGCCCAAGATCGTTTCCGTCAATCTCATTGGCCTCAAGCGACGTGGTTTACCCGATTCAACAATCAACATTATTCGTCAGGCACATCGCCTGTTATTCCGTGAGCACAAGCCTCTCGACGAGGCCAGGCACACTTTACTGGCAGCCTGTGACGATGTAATTCCCTGGGAACTTACCAACCTGCTCGATTTTCTGGAGCAGCAGCGACAGGGCAAACAGGGACGTGCTCGTGAAGCCGTCCGCAGTCGCCCTGCCAATCCACATCCATTACGGAGAGCGGCATGA
- a CDS encoding acetolactate synthase produces MSMGFDDQDVVSAETMHGHDWPCLRQFCVFLENRVGRLNELMRLLESADTRVIAVSLVDSVDFAMARLMFSNAERAREKLELSGFAFSESDVIGVLLPDGDKPMSSVCTELVKAEINIHHAYPLLFRKNGMGAVALFVDDNDRAAQALRAAGMEILTDGSLLDDDESF; encoded by the coding sequence ATGTCCATGGGATTTGATGATCAGGATGTCGTCTCGGCAGAAACCATGCATGGGCATGATTGGCCTTGCCTGCGGCAGTTCTGCGTGTTTCTTGAAAATCGAGTCGGTCGGCTCAATGAATTGATGCGGCTGCTGGAATCGGCAGACACGCGTGTCATTGCTGTCTCGCTGGTCGATTCTGTCGATTTTGCGATGGCCCGGCTGATGTTCAGCAATGCCGAGCGTGCGCGGGAAAAGCTGGAACTCTCCGGCTTTGCCTTCAGTGAAAGCGACGTGATTGGGGTGCTGCTTCCCGATGGGGACAAGCCGATGTCAAGCGTCTGTACAGAGTTGGTTAAGGCGGAAATCAATATCCATCATGCCTATCCGCTGCTCTTCCGGAAAAATGGGATGGGAGCCGTTGCACTATTTGTGGACGACAATGACCGTGCTGCACAGGCGCTACGGGCGGCCGGCATGGAAATTCTGACAGATGGTTCACTGCTGGATGATGACGAGTCTTTTTAG
- a CDS encoding fasciclin domain-containing protein, with amino-acid sequence MPEAPAPPAEAAPAAKGGDIVDVAVGAGSFKTLVAAVKAGGLVETLKGPGPFTVFAPTDEAFAKLGDAAIADLLKPENKAKLVAILTYHVVPGKVMAADVVKLKEAKTVQGGVLKIDTTDGVKVNSSKVVKTDIGASNGVIHVIDTVLIP; translated from the coding sequence GTGCCGGAAGCACCTGCTCCCCCCGCCGAAGCCGCTCCTGCTGCCAAGGGTGGCGACATTGTCGACGTCGCTGTGGGTGCTGGAAGCTTCAAGACTCTGGTTGCCGCGGTGAAGGCTGGCGGTCTGGTCGAAACCTTGAAGGGCCCAGGTCCATTCACCGTCTTCGCCCCCACAGATGAAGCATTCGCCAAGCTGGGCGATGCCGCCATTGCCGACCTGCTCAAGCCAGAAAACAAGGCCAAGCTCGTCGCGATTCTCACCTACCATGTTGTCCCTGGTAAGGTGATGGCAGCCGACGTGGTGAAGCTCAAGGAAGCCAAGACCGTTCAGGGCGGCGTCCTGAAGATCGACACCACCGACGGCGTGAAGGTCAACAGCTCCAAGGTCGTCAAGACCGACATCGGAGCCTCGAACGGCGTCATCCACGTCATCGATACCGTTCTGATTCCGTAA